Within the Eucalyptus grandis isolate ANBG69807.140 chromosome 1, ASM1654582v1, whole genome shotgun sequence genome, the region TCAGGATGCTCTGGAGCCACACATGAGCCGGGACACAATATCATATCATTGGGGAAAGCACCATAGGGGATATGTTGAAAATCTCAACATGCAAATAGTTGGGACTGACCTAGATGGGATGTCATTGGAGGACATTATCATTCTTTCATACAACAAGGGCGACATTCTTCCTTCTTTCAATAATGCCGCACAGGTAGTAGATTTTAAGTGGTCCTTAAAGTATTTCCCTTTGTGACCTGTCATCAAATTAATTGGCTCGTGTATAGTTACTTTTTCCACATGCTTGTGTCCTCATATGAGTCCATAGTACTTATACTAGGAGTAGATAATTATCTCTCAATCTCGTGAGGGGCTAAAGCCGGGACACATTGGGATTTCATTCTTTAAAGCTGGATTGGTACTTCAATATTCTGGAAAGAGAATGCAGCCATCGAAATTGCTCAACTCTAAGATAGGATCTTCCTGTTGCCTAATGGTAAATAAATCCCTTACTGTCATATACAGGACAGCTAGCTTGCCCATTTAGGTATTCAGTATACTAGAACTTTCATATTCACTGTATGGAATAAAGCTCAAGAATGAATTGACATTACCAGAAgagttctcctcctcctcctcctcctccctcccccccCACACCCCCCCCACCCCAACAGTGGCATTCCACTCGCCCATGTACCAGTCACACCTTTCCTCTTTAAGGACTTCAACTTGATTATTTGCTTACATAATCTACAGATATGGAATCATGACTTCTTTTGGGAATCAATGGTGCCAAATGGTGGAGGAAAGCCATCTGGTGACCTCCTAGAACTGATTGAGAGagattttggttcttttgagAAGTTTAGTGCAAAATTCAGGTCAGCTGCATCTACACAATTTGGCTCTGGTTGGGTGTGGCTTGCATGTGAGTGGAATTTTTCTTGTACCTGCCTTAGCTGATGTGCTTCTGTAACTTTCACCTCCAGATTCCCATTTATCTAGAAATCATTTTGGGCTTTGGTTAATGTGTAGACAAAGCAAATAGGCTCAACGTCGGTAATGCTATTAATCCACGCCCGTCCGATGAGGACAAGAAGCTTGTGGTGGTGAAGAGTCCCAATGCTGTGAATCCTCTCGTCTGGGATTATTTGGTAAGCACAATCCATAGAATTGCGGTCTGTCATTGTTCATTGCACATTCACAGATTCATATAATTCAGATGTCATGTGTCTATAGATTTATTCTTTACTTACTGTAATTTGTGATGTTTAGTATCACTGCTCTACTTACGCACTTGTTCATTTCTGTTCTGGCAGCCTCTTCTCACTATTGATCTCTGGGAGGTAATCATGTTTGATCTTATTTACTTCCTTCATTAGAAGTAATTTATAGATTTCTATCCGAGCTGTGAGAGCAGCTTTCTAATCGAATACTAATCCTGGTATGAAATTCTCTCAACAGCATGCCTACGACCTTGATTATCAGGTATCATAAATTTGCATTTTGCTAATATCTTACTTGTGCTGATCTTGTAATGCGTCACTAGAGCCTAAGCGCGTCAGTTTCATCTTTTCACAGAGTCATCGAGCTGATTATGTATCTATGTTCATGGAAAAGCTAGTGTCATGGGAAACAGTGAGTGCCAGACTAGAGATGGCGAAGGCTCAAGTTGCTGAAAGAGAgcgggaggaggagaagaggaaataTGAGGAAGACAATGAAAGCTCCAGCAATGAAGCTGTTGAGATGTATCTGGATAGTGGGACCGAGGATTCAGAAGCGGAATGACCCCATGTGATCTCTTGGCTGCAGTTGTATCATTATGGTCATCAATCGCTTGCACATTGGAACAAAACAGATCAGAGACTGAGCAAAGCAGAGGGCTACATTTATCACAATAAATGGATCGTTCCGCCCAGCTTGAAACCTCGCAACAGAGGCGCAGAGAGGATGCGCTTGCAAAGGCACTCGTGAACATTGCGGTGTGTAACAGTTTCGTTCTCTTGAGATTCGAAGATGAAAAATGCCCAACAGCGCTTGACTTTGAATGGGTTCCCATGGGAGTTGTGACAAGCCCAGGCTTAACTGTATGACCGTTCATCTCACCTGTTCCGATTATTATATGGGTTAATAACTGTTGCACTCAGCCATTTGTCCAAGACGTTGCTATTAGGAAAAAACCACGTTTTAAgcaagcaaatgacagaaaatagGACTAAGAACTAAACAGTTCGCACTACTCGCATTTCTTTTCAAGGGACGTTGAAACATGAAATCAGAACTTCAGTAAAAATGACTGAAACTAATTGAAGGATACAATGACTAAATTCCATCCAAATCCAAGTGATGAACTTCCTGCATTACTAATTACAAAACAAGAGGAAAATCTTACCCAATAGGGGACATGATCATAATCAATGTCGGGAAATTTTTCCCTGGACTAGATTCACTGGATTGGGTGATCCACAACTATTGATTTTGTGGGTTTCACAAGATCGACGGTCATCTAGCACTGAGTTTGGGAAGGTATTTCCCATCCGTGGCTTTTCACGAGGATGCCTACTGAAATGACATATACACATGCATTGTGTATCAGAAGATGGTGTCAGAGTATCAAGTCCAAAACCTGCAGTGGATTTGCAACAATATTTAGGCACACGTCTCATCCTCCTCAAAGTCAAAAGTAAGAGTTCCATCCGCCAAttacaaccaaaagaaaaggccgTCTGCTAAGTAGTACAAAGTATGGTCTTGCCATTGAAATGTCAAGAAATATCATCGTGCAAGGATCTATGATCTATTTTAGAACTTCCGAGAGGCTCCTCCTACATCCCTCAACTCCCATGATGGTTTAGCCTCTTTTGCAATATCACTCTTGATTGCTGCTTGAATTGGCTTGATGATGAATAAATACTGTCAACACCCCAGGAAAAAACAACTTAGACATTCAGATAGTTGTCAGGAATTAAATACACAAGCAAGATGAAAATTGAGCATTGCATCCAAAATCCAGACAGATGCAccagcaagaaaagaaaacaaatcaataaTGCACTTGCAAGACCTACTTGGAACGCAAAAATCAAAGGGATAAACTCTTTCCATCTTCTATTGGGATTCGGCCCTTCAATCAATTTCTTGTCCACCAATATACCCTTGCTTCCATTTAAGGCAACGTCTGTGATTGTTTTCACGAGGTTAGGAATCCAAGCAGTTCCATCTGGAAGTATCTGTAGCAATATACAGGACAGTGGTATGAACTCAAAAGAACAGAATAAACCCAAATGCACCAGACAAACCAAATAACAGGATAGAAGAATTCCAGGAGGCAATTACTACCTTTTCATCATTCTCATTTTTGTTGCATCTCCCACTGTTCTCAACCAAAACAACAGGAATGGAAGACCCCTACACGAAAACAAGGAAAgtgcaaaatgaaaaatacaaaatctcCCACCaaccaatcgataattcaataACATGTGAATTCTGGCAAAATTACCATTTCCACAACTAATCCATCTACCTGTGCTGCCTACATATATAATATTTGACCAAACTTTGCATCGCAATATTAATTAAACATCAGCACTGCATAAGCTACACATTCATGCACACATTTGGAGATCGGCTCctaaacaaattgaaagaaatcaaCTGTTAAATTCATTTCTAGTGGAGATGAGCCTGGAGTCAGGGTCTGTATTCATCACTTCTACTGCCAAAATAACTGGTGCCTAACAATAGTGACCAGAAAACCTACATAGAAGGTTATATAATTAGGAAGTACCCCAGATCATAGCAGGAGCCTCATCAAGAATGCACTAAGGTAAGCCCGACACATCACAATTGAGTTGACTAGAGGTGGAAGCAACTTTTACTATCCCACAGCAGTCACTCATGGTCCATAAAGTTCTATGTCCCCACAAGCCAAGATAAATAAGAACCGGATTTAAAACTTTCACATGTAAGAGAATCCTTATCCTAGAACCAATGGTTATAAGTCCATCAATCTCAGTTCTCCTCCGTTAAGAATCATGAATCATCAAACCCGATGAACACTCCATCACCATCATACATGCGAGCCGTACAACAACCCAGTAAAAAAATGATCAGAGTAAAAAGATTCAGTAAAACAGTGAATACAGGGTACAAATTACAGAGTAAAACTAAGACGTGACTACAAAAACCAATAGAAGGACCAACAAAGATGATAAAATAGAAAGCAAAAGTACCCATGACTCTTGCTTCTTAATCCGGGCGCCCAACTTAACAATCTTCATAAGAGCCTCTGATCTTTTAGAGAAGAATAAATCATATTCCAAACCATCTGGTGGAGAGAGTTGGGCATGCGTAAGAACAATCAGTGCTTTGCGCCAAATTTCTTTACCAAAGCTATCAGTGATAGCTTTAATGACCTGCTTGTCCAAGTTGTCCACCCTGTAAGAATCCAAACGGTCCACATAGAGGAGGACATCTATCGTTCTGTCCAAAAGGAAGCTGCTCGACATACCGGACCAGCAAAAAATCACCATGGTGAATATGAAATTATTCGAACTGCATAGAGGTTTGCGAGACAAGGCAAGGCGCAACCCACCGTTTTATGATTTCAAGGGTTTGATCGTTGACGTATCCTCCTTCAATGAGCCCAGGAGTGTCGATGATGTTCAATGTAAACCCAGCCCTCGAGCGTGAAATCATTATGGGTCTTGGCCCCTCCGACTAGCGCACAAAAGCAAACCCAAACTGGTCACGAGATTCGAGTATTTTGTATGGAGCAGCAGCGAAATGGTCAGAACGCAGGGGAACTACCTGGAAAGCACTAACGGCGACGACTCTTTCGCCAACTACGGAATTAACGGTGGACGACTTTCCAACCCCTCCTTTCCCCATGACAAGAATCGTCAAGGACCTCACGTTCTGCAACAGGGTAATACATGAGAGCAGACAAGCCAACTCCGAGTCAGAGaactaggaaaaataagaacttGCGCATTGGGCGTGACCCAGGCAACTCGGAAAAGGGGGGGAAGAACAACAAAGGATCCAGAAACGAAAACTCCGATGGCCGGATATTCGAGCTCAGCACACAACGAAGGGAAAATCACACGACAATAGAAACGCCGCAAGAAGATGACGGACCTCTTGCTTGAGTTTGCTGAGCAAGTCGAGCAATTTGGCCTGGGTGGCGACCGGGAATTGCTGGATCCCGACCCATTCGCGGATCAATTGAGCGGCCATCTCCCTGGGACGACCTACTCCAAGCCTCTAGTCCTGCGATGCTCAAGGGACATGCGCAATGAGAAAATTGGAAGTTTCAGCAGAAAGGGGAGAGAGCGGCGCCAGAAATCGGCAACTGataaaccctaaaccccgagAAAGCAAACCaacagaaaagggaaaaaccGAAGACGAGCGAACGAGAGGGGTAGAGAGAAAGGTACCCTGATTCCGAAAGCGAGGGATTGGGGATTGGGGATTGGGATTGGGAGGGATAAGGAAAGCTTTTTTGGCTTGgccccctcctcctccacctcctccgaAAGCCAGCCAGCGGTTGCTGCCTACTTCTTTGCTCACTGGGCGTACCCCGGGGCTATAATTGTCATTTCCCAGGCTCCCTTGGCTGCTTCTCTGAATTCGGGttcttcttttgtcctttttttttacccGAAATCGAAGTGGGCCGGGCGATGCTCTTAGTAAAGCCCGATTGCAtaacctcctcttcttcctcctcgaaATGGGCATAAATTCTTCGGTTTTAGTTCTTTTGCGAGATAGGAAAACCACTGAATACGACAGACGTCCTATTTCGTATGTTTACCTAGTTGGCATTACCTCCTAGAGCCAACGCGCCGTAtttaaagttttatttttataagtatgATAAATTCCATATGCTCAGCTTTATATTCTAATTATCGAAAGCGACTTATAGACTATAACTAAGTTTCGATTAAGTTTTGTATTTTGAATCATACTTATGAATTTTCTGTTCATTAGGTAAGAAATTTATAAGGTtccgaacagatttagcttctTTTTTCACAGGGGTACTTCAAAATTCAACGTAGCgctaattctattttttgaaatacCATATATTGACTAGTAAgcatataaatatttaatcataATTGCTGAAATTACAGCAAGGCGGAGTTTAGAAATTCGTACTTTACCGGGGCGAGTTGGATGGATGGTGTGTTTAGCCTTGTGGGTTGCCGGACCCGAATCGCATTGGCCCGATGAGCTGGGCCcctcaaatatttttcatttttctttttcctgtaaATTGATAGAATCCTTTGTTTTTccgttttcctcattttttgctCCTGCCATTGTAGTTCCatacgcaagaagaagaaggctcCGGCTATGGTGGAATTCATTGACGCTGTCCGAGCCAAATGGAGGTGAATACTGTAATGTCGCGTACGCTTGGACAATGCTCGGATCAGGAAGCAGGTCTCGAAAGGGATGCTTTTATCAGCTGAATGATCACTTGTTTTCTGTTGACAGCGACACAATTTCCATGCAACAATCTACTGCACCGTCAACCAAGCTCTTGTACCAAAACCTCTATTTATCGTATTATGGTTCTCGTTATTCGCACGGCTGTTCTGTTTTACTTCCGCCGTTGCTGTAGCTGATCACGTGATCATGACCGTTCTTTGGaccctcaagttcatattaaGATATGCTTGCTGAAATCTGTTGTTCAATACCgaccaaaaacaaagaaagaaatcccGTCTTCAAGACAGTGGCTGCTCTATTTTGTCGCCACCAGCCCCAATTTAATTGTCCAGTTTTTCGTTTTGTGGACATCATATCTCAATGCGTTTGATTTCTAGCCTTTTATCAGGTCTGTCTGATCTTTTGTTCACCTATGGAACGAGTCGGGGGCAGCTGAAATCATATAGTTTCTGATATGATTCGATGGTAGTTATATTTACTGTCC harbors:
- the LOC104450253 gene encoding translocase of chloroplast 34, chloroplastic; protein product: MAAQLIREWVGIQQFPVATQAKLLDLLSKLKQENVRSLTILVMGKGGVGKSSTVNSVVGERVVAVSAFQSEGPRPIMISRSRAGFTLNIIDTPGLIEGGYVNDQTLEIIKRFLLDRTIDVLLYVDRLDSYRVDNLDKQVIKAITDSFGKEIWRKALIVLTHAQLSPPDGLEYDLFFSKRSEALMKIVKLGARIKKQESWGSSIPVVLVENSGRCNKNENDEKILPDGTAWIPNLVKTITDVALNGSKGILVDKKLIEGPNPNRRWKEFIPLIFAFQYLFIIKPIQAAIKSDIAKEAKPSWELRDVGGASRKF
- the LOC104450243 gene encoding superoxide dismutase [Fe], chloroplastic; translated protein: MAAAATISPPCALLSYQGLRGALVSTRTFQSAKNQRQCGRAVAAPISAKFDLKPPPYPLDALEPHMSRDTISYHWGKHHRGYVENLNMQIVGTDLDGMSLEDIIILSYNKGDILPSFNNAAQIWNHDFFWESMVPNGGGKPSGDLLELIERDFGSFEKFSAKFRSAASTQFGSGWVWLAYKANRLNVGNAINPRPSDEDKKLVVVKSPNAVNPLVWDYLPLLTIDLWEHAYDLDYQSHRADYVSMFMEKLVSWETVSARLEMAKAQVAEREREEEKRKYEEDNESSSNEAVEMYLDSGTEDSEAE